In the genome of Yarrowia lipolytica chromosome 1B, complete sequence, the window AAACACCGCGATTACCAACATGGCGCCGTAGCTCAAGTAGGGGAACTGCTGGCTGGGCACCTCAAAGTCCGTGTCTCCAACTCGGGGGTAGTTCCGAGAGTCCGGCGAGATTATGGGCTCATTATCCAGTCGTTGGTCCTTGGCGTGGATAATGCCTCCCGGGGTACCCTCAGACTCGTAGAACCGCAACGTCTCGGTTCCGTCCAGATGCACCGAGATTCCAAAAAGGTGCTTGTTGGGATAACTCTCCAAGTTGACTTTTCTCAGGGCCTTCTCCTGGGCGGCCGAAATGAACTTGAACCGGTAcacgagctgctggaagagcTCGAGGTCATGTTGGGTTTTCTGGAGCTCGCCGAGCTGGTAGAAGTACCAGCGGCCCACCCGCATGAGCATGCTCTTGGCGTCGATATCCTTGTACTTTCGGAGCTCCGAAATGTTGATTACCAGAGGTTCTGTCATTTGCAGAGAGGTGTGTCGGGGTGCCCGTTGTCTGCACCTTGTGCGCCGTATAGCATTTAGAGTGCAGCATAGACGCACTTTATTTCGTATTGGCGCATTGTGATGTCatcaaaaaaatacatCGGGATCTTCCATGAGGAATGTGCTGTTCAGTTGGGCTGAAACAAGCGGGCTGCAGTAGTTTTTGTATACGGTAGTCAAAATCTACTGTTCGTGGTGCCTCTTAGAGCTCCAAAGTGTTATTGATATACCTCAATAGGCACTACTTTTAGgtgactacagtagctacagctacagtaggtacCGAGATATCACCATTGGGGCAAGCCATAATTGACAATTAAAACCCATCTCCATGTAACTTGCTCCTTATGGCAGCGATTGGCCCTCTGTATATCAATGATAGAAGGCTGCAGATGTCTTTTGTGGGCGGGTAATGATGGACCTGTTGTATCACATAGACTTCATTAAGACAGAATGTCAAGACTTCTTTCAGGACAC includes:
- a CDS encoding uncharacterized protein (Compare to YALI0B08426g, no similarity), with amino-acid sequence MPELFRDERYQKHRDYQHGAVAQVGELLAGHLKVRVSNSGVVPRVRRDYGLIIQSLVLGVDNASRGTLRLVEPQRLGSVQMHRDSKKVLVGITLQVDFSQGLLLGGRNELEPVHELLEELEVMLGFLELAELVEVPAAHPHEHALGVDILVLSELRNVDYQRFCHLQRGVSGCPLSAPCAPYSI